The Ignavibacteriota bacterium genome contains the following window.
TCTCTTTAACTGAAATTTGGACTGCATATTACGGTATAAATTGGTTTTTTACAGAAAGATTGAAAAGCTTTGAAAGCGGATTGTGGACAGCAGACCACGCACTTCAGACTTTAGAAAATTACGATATAATTGATATTGTCAATCACACATCCAATTCCGGATTTTTCGAAAGAGGTTACGATAAAAACGGGAAGCGGCAAATTTTGGGAAGTCCGTCATTCTATGCTTTAGCAATGATTTCCCGTCACAGTGGGAAGTATTATCACAAATCATTTGCAAAATCACCTGTTTTCAATGCTGAGCATCCAAACCTACCATGGGCTGAGTATAATGTCCCATGGCTGAGGGTTGTTGTAAGTTCAGATGAGGACTCATTGTATCTGGCAGTAATTAATAAACATCCTGATGAAGACTGCATATTCAATCACAATTTAGGGATTGTATCAGGAAAAAAAGTGATGCATTATGAGCTTCACACGAATCACTTTAAAGATAGAAATCTGATTGACAGTGATGAGCCAATTTTGCCAAAAAATTATGAAATTGATGTCAGTAATGAATTTAAAGTCAAACGAAATTCCATAAATATTTTCGTGATTCCAAAGGTGGTAATTTCAGATGTGATATTGCAGGATTTCAGTTTAAAAGTTTACCCGAACCCTGCTTATGATAAACTCTTTTTACAAAATGTCCCTGATTCAGCCATTAGTATAGGAATCTATGACTTACTCGGTAACCGGATTAGAGAAATAACCAATATCAGCAGAAGAGATTTTGATATAAGTTTGAATGGACTTGCATCGGGATTTTATATACTTCGAATGAATCTTCCACTTGAAAAAGTTACAAGAACATTCTTGAAATATTAATTTTTAATAAATTTGATTGATTGGTCTGATATTTTGATGAAATAAATACCTTTAGATAATTTCGATAAATCTAATTTGATTTTATTATCAAATACTTCATTATTAATCTGGTATAGATTTCCAAGAAAATCTATTATTTCAAAAGGTGTATTTGCATCAATATTTTCTATAATCAAATATTCGTCAGCCGGATTAGGATATAACCTTATGGCATTGTAAGGTAATTCTGTAATTGACGTGAAATTTTGAACATCAGGAAATACTTTTAATTTTGGATTAAGTATTCTCCAGCCGGATTTTCCAAGCCCGTTATCAGTTCTGAGATTAAAAGCAATTTCGGAAATTTTTTCCTGAAATTCACTTAAAACCATAGTTTGTGGATAATGATAAGATGAAAAGTTGCCATGAAATCCCCACAAATTCTCATCTTGTACTCCCCCACTCCTACCACTTCCACGAACTGTAAAGTCATCTTTGATATTTTTTATTCCACTAAATTCATCAGTAATATAAACAAGCCCTAAATCAAAGTTTGCTTCGATGTCAAATTTATGATGAAATCTTAGAATATATCTGTTATAGCTCTGCAAATTTCCTATTCCAAATCGAGCATAAGAATTTTGATTTGATTTGTATTTTACATTTTCATTACTAAGGAGAATTTTATCATCGTTAGTATCGATTACATTCCATTCACCATCAAAAACCATATAATCAATTGAATCGCTGCTCAATAATTCATATTCATAATATTTATAAACAATTTGCTCAAATTCTATAGCTTTGGGAAAACCAAAATCACAAATAAGTTTAAATCTTGCAGCCCTGCCATTCTCAATACCATTTGGCAAAATTTGGAAAAGAAATTCTTTGACCTCATTTAATTCCAAATTTATATTGGAAAAAGAGCTATTCAAAATAATCAAACTGTCCGAGAAAGATTCCAATTTTAAATTCGCAGAAACAATTTCTTTCAAACCAATATTCTGAATTTTTAACGATAAATAGAAATCATCTTCAATATTGATAATATCTTTGTCATATAGAGCAATATTATTATCGGCTGAAAACAATATATTATCGTAAAAAGGAATTAATTTTTCTGAGTCGGCAAGAATTTTATTAAAAGGTGCCCAAAAACCATCAATCGCCCTGCCAATTTCAAGTGTCATAGCAAATACTTTATTGAATCTGTCATCACCTATATACATAAAATCATCTGAGGTACCACGATATGGAAACCTTATAACATCAACATCCAAACCGAAAATATATCCGGTGTTATTGTAATTATCATGAAGGAATGATTTATACCAAGCTGAATCTTGACTATTTGCCGTAAGATAAGAAAAAGGATGCACTACACAATCGCCATATGTATGTATATTAACTGCTATTTTAATATTATGACTTCGCATAAAATCTCTTACTGCACGGGTTTCCGGCTCTGAAAAAGGCGATTCACCTCTGTAAGTTTCGAGATTGCCACGCGATGAGGAGCCGTTGTTTGGAGCATCCCATGCATAATCAGGACCATAATTTCGATTTAAGTCAACACCGACAGAGCCATCTGAATTAATCCTTCTATTTTTTCTCCACATACCTCCACCTCCGGGATATGTAGTATCATTAAAAATTACACCATCAGGATTAATTACGGGAATTACGAAAATTTCCTTATTTTCAAGGATAAACTTAGATTTATAGTTATTATTATCATAACCATCAAGCAAATGCCATAAATAATAAATCAGCGAAAAAGCACTTCCCGGCTCATTTCCATGATGAAGTGATGTATATAATACTTGAGTTTGAGAAATTTCTGAAAATGAAAACTTATAGCTGTAAATAATATTATTTTCAATAGAATGACCGATACTATCTTTAAAAATATGATGAGGATATTTTGCAATCATTTTATCAAATTCATCATAAATTTCTTTACAGGTAAAATATCCCTGCAAGGAGCCGGGACTGAAGCTCTCAGGTATTTCTAAATATATAACGGGAGATATTTCATAATCTTGTACAAAAGCTGAATGTGTAAATGTTGAGTAAAAAAATATAATAAATATCAAAATGCTTGATTTTGGAAAAGAAATATTTGCTTTTAAAGAGTCAAGATTCATTTAAATAACTATGAGTATTAATACTCTCTTCTGAATGGTACAAACCAAGTTTCACCAATACTTAAGTCAAATCCGAATCTACCAAAATATTCATTAACAAGTCTTGTATCATTCGCTGTCCGGTAACCAAGGGTGAAAGAGAAATCCAAAAGCAAAGTACCTTGAAATGGAAACTGCATACCGATCGAAGCGATATACTCGGCAACTTGATTATCCAAAACTCTATAATATAATTGATTATAACCTACACCGAATTTGTATGAAACTCTATCTGAAAAATCTGCATTTAGTGAAGGATTACC
Protein-coding sequences here:
- a CDS encoding T9SS type A sorting domain-containing protein translates to MNLDSLKANISFPKSSILIFIIFFYSTFTHSAFVQDYEISPVIYLEIPESFSPGSLQGYFTCKEIYDEFDKMIAKYPHHIFKDSIGHSIENNIIYSYKFSFSEISQTQVLYTSLHHGNEPGSAFSLIYYLWHLLDGYDNNNYKSKFILENKEIFVIPVINPDGVIFNDTTYPGGGGMWRKNRRINSDGSVGVDLNRNYGPDYAWDAPNNGSSSRGNLETYRGESPFSEPETRAVRDFMRSHNIKIAVNIHTYGDCVVHPFSYLTANSQDSAWYKSFLHDNYNNTGYIFGLDVDVIRFPYRGTSDDFMYIGDDRFNKVFAMTLEIGRAIDGFWAPFNKILADSEKLIPFYDNILFSADNNIALYDKDIINIEDDFYLSLKIQNIGLKEIVSANLKLESFSDSLIILNSSFSNINLELNEVKEFLFQILPNGIENGRAARFKLICDFGFPKAIEFEQIVYKYYEYELLSSDSIDYMVFDGEWNVIDTNDDKILLSNENVKYKSNQNSYARFGIGNLQSYNRYILRFHHKFDIEANFDLGLVYITDEFSGIKNIKDDFTVRGSGRSGGVQDENLWGFHGNFSSYHYPQTMVLSEFQEKISEIAFNLRTDNGLGKSGWRILNPKLKVFPDVQNFTSITELPYNAIRLYPNPADEYLIIENIDANTPFEIIDFLGNLYQINNEVFDNKIKLDLSKLSKGIYFIKISDQSIKFIKN